One segment of Rosa chinensis cultivar Old Blush chromosome 6, RchiOBHm-V2, whole genome shotgun sequence DNA contains the following:
- the LOC112170704 gene encoding uncharacterized protein LOC112170704 → MLALVDLPDWAKVIDAMDETEEGYEEWWAKVSVNCWSQRDDELFATIFGELKNPYTADIELLARFSEDAARSLPLQATQPVRAPRQAQAGIVIREPPQEGNVPPSGSRAVSASPATGQSEKQKIAAAALAHKCSRSDPLTDPWKEDEPIADRLVRLRSSRQTGEGSLAASEGTSASQAQAPLDSDNPPPPASIASDVQLASIPVQVIDDSSPKSEERMPLLDAPHEEPSVAHVLVQIVPDPIPGEEVQEPAPIAILYEPPAAENLGPVEEAAVAAEVLGANPANPAGEDMANQEPAPHVPEAGERMNFESGPEAAPVVEPHKAPATAAALDPLLEPPSRLERLARVLEMAPPGVIDEARDGFQRLLSSNILLPGASVRALE, encoded by the exons ATGCTCGCACTGGTTGATCTTCCCGATTGGGCTAAGGTCATCGACGCCATGGATGAGACTGAGGAAGGATACGAAGAATGGTGGGCAAAAGTTTCTGTCAATTGCTGGAGCCAACGGGATGACGAACTCTTTGCGACCATCTTTGGGGAATTGAAAAATCCCTATACTGCTGACATCGAGCTGCTTGCTCGCTTTTCCGAGGATGCTGCACGGTCTCTGCCTCTTCAGGCAACGCAACCGGTGCGAGCCCCGCGCCAGGCCCAGGCTGGTATCGTAATTCGTGAGCCTCCTCAAGAG GGAAATGTGCCACCTTCTGGCAGTCGCGCAGTTAGTGCTTCTCCAGCCACTGGCCAGTCCGAAAAGCAGAAGATA GCTGCCGCTGCCTTGGCCCACAAGTGCAGTCGCTCTGACCCTCTAACTGACCCATGGAaagaagatgaaccaatcgctgatcgactg GTTCGTCTCCGGTCCTCCAGACAAACTGGGGAAGGCAGTTTAGCCGCTAGTGAAGGCACATCTGCTTCACAGGCCCAAGCGCCCTTGGATTCCGATAATCCTCCACCTCCTGCCAGCATCGCGAGCGATGTGCAATTGGCCTCAATCCCAGTGCAGGTCATAGATGATAGCTCGCCTAAATCAGAAGAAAGAATGCCTCTTTTGGATGCACCTCATGAGGAACCAAGCGTCGCACATGTCCTAGTACAGATAGTGCCTGACCCAATTCCCGGTGAGGAGGTTCAAGAGCCTGCACCGATAGCAATCCTTTACGAGCCTCCGGCCGCAGAG AATCTTGGTCCTGTTGAGGAAGCAGCCGTCGCTGCAGAAGTACTTGGCGCCAATCCTGCTAACCCAGCCGGTGAAGATATGGCTAACCAAGAGCCTGCCCCCCATGTTCCTGAAGCAGGAGAAAGGATGAATTTTGAATCGGGGCCGGAAGCGGCTCCTGTTGTGGAGCCTCATAAAGCTCCTGCCACTGCTGCTGCCCTAGATCCATTGCTTGAACCTCCTTCCAGACTGGAAAGGCTAGCTCGTGTACTTGAGATGGCTCCTCCcggagttatagatgaagccAGGGACGGATTCCAACGTCTTCTGAGTTCTAACATCCTACTGCCTGGCGCATCCGTCAGGGCTCTGGAGTAG
- the LOC112169962 gene encoding protein LEAD-SENSITIVE 1 produces MGLISNKIHRGNLQPGDHIYSFRKWKSYSHHGIFVESDKVIHYTKTRKEEPANKLRRRPACKKCGFDRKVHRGVVISCLDCFLSGYELYRFDYEVPYHHFLFKRSGTCSTGSCDDPAAVISRATALLNSQDGFGDYNLLENNCECFAIYCKTGKHMSEQACSAKLTIRAVAQAILDQNSGRLLEDVRVHDPDNYMNLKEKIDKLIPLPLNEIIAILGKLNENEEDVEELETMEK; encoded by the exons atgggaCTGATTTCAAACAAGATTCATAGGGGCAACCTCCAGCCAGGAGATCACATCTACAGCTTCAGAAAATGGAAGTCATACTCCCACCATG GAATATTTGTGGAGTCAGATAAGGTGATCCACTACACCAAAACCAGAAAAGAGGAACCAGCAAATAAACTGAGACGAAGGCCTGCTTGCAAAAAATGTGGTTTCGACCGAAAAGTTCATCGAGGAGTAGTCATATCTTGCCTTGATTGCTTTCTTTCAGGCTACGAGCTTTATCGGTTTGATTATGAAGTCCCCTATCACCATTTCCTCTTCAAGAGGTCAGGAACTTGCAGCACCGGAAGCTGTGATGACCCTGCTGCAGTTATAAGCCGTGCCACGGCCTTGCTCAACAGCCAAGATGGTTTTGGTGATTACAACCTTCTCGAAAACAATTGCGAATGCTTTGCGATTTACTGCAAAACAGGGAAGCATATGAGCGAGCAGGCATGTTCTGCCAAACTTACTATTAGAGCTGTTGCCCAAGCTATCTTGGATCAAAACTCTGGTAGGCTTCTTGAAGATGTGAGAGTTCATGACCCGGACAATTACATGAACCTGAAGGAGAAGATTGACAAGTTGATTCCGTTGCCGTTAAACGAAATCATTGCCATTCTCGGAAAGCTTAATGAAAATGAGGAAGACGTTGAGGAATTAGAGACAATGGAGAAGTAG
- the LOC112170702 gene encoding protein FAR1-RELATED SEQUENCE 5-like: MGEPSLQETNENVVVDEPKLQLGQEFESIEEAYYFYNEIYAKTIGFSVRTGSTKRSKVTGEITWKQFLCSKEGKTDETYENSRRQHSSTMEERRCGIKRMGCKARLNIVFNKASKNWCVSDFEEAHTHELTTPKRVHLLPSHRKLTKAKKCLMEKLSSVNVRTSQQFKIMETVAGGIQNVGCIPRDLRNFERDSREEVKGHDATMLLEFLESEKEKKPSFYFEVDRDEENRMNRCFWADPTSKKAYYFFNDVVVFDTTYNTNKYRMIFAPITGVNHHGQTIVFGCGLLSDEKTESFIWLLEQWLKAMPSGPPKAIITDQDPAIAKAIAQVLPLTLHRFCLWHIMFKFRDKLGPVIAQSYYGLFKASVYNSKTKEEFEASWKNAVQKSSQENHAWLNTMYELRSKWVPAFCNHIFHAGLKGDLDNKGMKN; encoded by the exons ATGGGTGAACCATCGTTACAAGAGACAAATGAGAATGTTGTTGTAGATGAACCAAAACTTCAGCTTGGTCAAGAATTCGAATCAATAGAGGAGGCCTATTACTTTTACAATGAGATATATGCAAAGACTATTGGTTTTAGTGTGAGAACGGGTTCAACTAAGAGAAGTAAGGTGACTGGAGAGATTACTTGGAAACAATTTTTATGTTCCAAGGAAGGAAAAACAGATGAGACTTATGAGAACTCAAGACGGCAACATTCATCGACCATGGAAGAAAGGAGGTGCGGAATAAAGCGTATGGGTTGTAAGGCAAGGTTGAACATCGTCTTTAACAAGGCAAGCAAAAATTGGTGTGTAAGTGACTTCGAGGAGGCTCATACACATGAACTTACAACCCCCAAAAGAGTACATTTATTACCATCACACCGCAAGCTTACAAAGGCAAAAAAGTGTCTTATGGAAAAGCTAAGTAGTGTTAATGTTCGAACAAGTCAGCAATTCAAAATAATGGAGACTGTGGCAGGTGGTATACAGAATGTTGGATGTATTCCCAGAGATTTGAGAAACTTTGAAAGAGATTCAAGGGAAGAAGTGAAGGGACATGATGCAACTATGCTACTTGAGTTCTTAGAgtcagaaaaggaaaagaagccgtCTTTTTATTTTGAAGTTGACCGAGATGAAGAAAATAGGATGAATCGTTGCTTTTGGGCTGATCCTACCTCAAAAAAAGCATATTATTTCTTTAACgatgttgttgtgtttgatACCACGTACAACACAAACAAATATCGCATGATCTTTGCTCCAATCACTGGCGTCAACCATCATGGCCAAACAATTGTATTTGGTTGTGGACTTCTAAGTGATGAGAAAACtgagtcttttatttggttactGGAACAATGGTTGAAAGCTATGCCTAGTGGTCCACCGAAAGCTATAATTACTGATCAAGATCCAGCAATTGCAAAAGCCATTGCTCAAGTTCTTCCACTTACACTCCACCGTTTTTGTCTTTGGCATATCATGTTTAAATTTCGAGATAAGCTTGGTCCTGTGATTGCTCAAAGTTATTATGGACTCTTCAAAGCCAGTGTATATAACTCCAAGACTAAAGAAGAATTTGAAGCTAGTTGGAAGAATGCTGTGCAAAAAAGTAGTCAAGAAAATCATGCGTGGTTGAACACAATGTATGAACTACGAAGTAAATGGGTCCCTGCATTTTGCAATCACATCTTTCATGCGG GATTAAAAGGGGACTTAGACAACAAAGGCATGAAGAACTGA
- the LOC112169961 gene encoding histidine--tRNA ligase, cytoplasmic: MAGLAVIRVGGKGSSLSSSAVYAVANALAHVTIDSSALDRLSSSSSSAANLKPYHLVSLLPSFPSVQESRASLVVLLAKLLSLNIRTVLPVRIAAALNSGSAQDLGLETLDLTEEEALALEKLKDSSALYGVCALLDHQSAALSTVSDAVAALSCEALKADVAGFNSVDAGDGYAAKEVIGVASDLKVLLNGSKLVGKVETEAVSEIPKIHASLRVQVKLVHAKTREELNSGAKVGKGGSRSARSERTALLALAAALFDLGDYSLRRAKLDLEAVGSESLRLRLVELFGKQCPTGESLRGGLKLVQELAFEEEENYVKFAHAVNVLMELVWKIVTWEAITVFVALEGAELTGKGQGGEVNGEVNAKTGKKSEKKKKAVLGKGTTVMVQLIKDKLQGEGGNAVDCSELLENWVKELLFFLDPKSSEFDGLLNKVKEIVESNETRRLPKLPKGTRDFAKEQMTIRKKAFSIIEDVFERHGATALDTPVFELRDTLTGKYGEDSKLIYDLADQGGELSSLRYDLTVPFARYVAMNGITSFKRYQIAKVYRRDNPSKGRYREFYQCDFDIAGQSEKMGPDFEAVYVLTELLDELNIGDYEVKLNHRKLLDGMLEICGVPPEKFRTICSSIDKLDKQSFEQIKKEMVEEKGLSVETADRIGTFVKERGHPLELLSKLKQEGSEFLENNSSIDALNDLEILFKCLEKSQCIGKVVFDLSLARGLDYYTGVIYEAVFKGGAQMGSIAAGGRYDNLIGMFGTKQVPAVGVSLGIERVFAIMEQLHKDQNQTTRATKTEVLVSILGDDIGLAAELSGELWKGKVQAEFLVNKRVTKHFDRAKDSKIPWMIIVGEKEQNEGVVRLKNIAAGEEVVIQRSDIVEELKKRLNA, translated from the exons ATGGCGGGCCTTGCAGTGATAAGAGTCGGAGGCAAAGGctcatctctctcctcctccgccgTCTACGCCGTCGCCAATGCCCTCGCTCACGTCACTATCGACTCTTCCGCCCTCGACagactctcctcctcctcctcctccgccgccaATCTCAAGCCTTACCACCTCGTCTCTCTCCTCCCTTCCTTCCCGTCCGTCCAAGAATCCAGAGCCTCCCTCGTTGTCCTCCTCGCCAAGCTCCTCTCCCTTAACATCCGTACGGTTCTCCCTGTTCGAATCGCCGCCGCCTTAAATTCCGGCTCCGCTCAAGACCTGGGGCTCGAAACCCTCGATTTGACCGAAGAGGAGGCTCTTGCGTTGGAGAAGCTCAAAGATTCGTCTGCTTTGTACGGCGTCTGTGCGCTTCTGGACCACCAATCGGCGGCTCTGTCCACGGTTTCGGACGCCGTCGCGGCGCTTTCTTGCGAGGCGTTGAAGGCCGACGTGGCGGGGTTTAATTCGGTTGACGCCGGGGACGGGTACGCCGCGAAGGAGGTGATCGGAGTTGCTAGTGATTTGAAGGTTTTGTTGAACGGGTCGAAGTTAGTCGGCAAAGTTGAGACTGAAGCTGTATCGGAGATTCCGAAAATTCACGCCAGTCTGAGAGTGCAAGTGAAATTGGTGCATGCGAAGACTAGGGAGGAGCTGAATTCTGGAGCCAAAGTAGGGAAAGGTGGTTCCCGGAGCGCCAGGTCGGAGAGGACGGCATTGCTGGCGTTGGCGGCGGCGCTGTTTGACTTGGGGGACTATAGTCTCCGAAGAGCGAAGTTGGATTTGGAGGCAGTGGGGAGTGAGAGTTTGCGTTTGAGATTGGTGGAGTTGTTTGGGAAGCAATGCCCTACTGGTGAAAGCTTGAGAGGTGGGCTTAAGTTGGTTCAGGAGTTGGCTTTCGAAGAGGAAGAGAATTATGTTAAGTTTGCGCATGCAGTGAATGTGTTGATGGAGCTTGTATGGAAGATTGTGACTTGGGAGGCAATAACAGTGTTTGTGGCGCTGGAGGGAGCAGAGTTGACTGGGAAGGGTCAAGGAGGTGAAGTGAATGGAGAAGTGAATGCGAAAACAGGGAAGAagagtgagaagaagaagaaggcagtTTTGGGGAAAGGGACAACTGTTATGGTACAGTTGATTAAAGATAAGCTGCAGGGTGAGGGAGGAAATGCTGTTGATTGTTCAGAGTTGTTGGAAAATTGGGTCAAGgagcttttattttttttggacccGAAGAGCTCTGAGTTTGATGGTTTGTTGAACAAGGTGAAGGAGATAGTAGAAAGCAATGAAACTAGAAGACTCCCAAAGCTTCCAAAG GGTACTCGTGACTTTGCAAAAGAACAAATGACAATAAGAAAGAAAGCATTTTCGATAATAGAAGATGTTTTTGAGAGGCATGGTGCCACAGCTCTGGATACTCCAGTTTTTGAATTGAGAGACACTCTCACGGGCAAATATGGGGAAGACTCGAAATTGATTTATGATCTTGCTGACCAG GGAGGAGAGCTTTCCTCACTGCGATATGATTTAACTGTTCCATTTGCTAGGTATGTTGCTATGAATGGCATCACATCCTTTAAAAGGTACCAAATAGCAAAGGTCTACAGAAGAGACAATCCCTCTAAGGGTAGATACCGTGAGTTCTACCAATGCGACTTTGATATTGCTGGCCAAAGTGAAAAAATGGGACCAGATTTTGAGGCTGTCTATGTGCTAACAGAACTTCTTGATGAGCTGAATATTGGAGACTACGAG GTTAAGTTAAATCACCGAAAGTTGTTGGATGGAATGTTGGAAATATGTGGAGTGCCTCCTGAAAAATTCAGAACTATTTGTTCTAGTATTGACAAGTTAGACAAGCAGTCATTCgagcaaataaaaaaagaaatg GTGGAGGAGAAGGGCTTAAGTGTTGAGACAGCCGACAGAATTGGTACTTTTGTGAAAGAGCGGGGACATCCTTTGGAATTGTTATCTAAGCTTAAACAGGAGGGCAGCGAGTTCTTGGAGAACAATTCATCTATAGATGCACTGAATGACCTGGAGATCTTGTTCAAATGTTTGGAAAAGTCACAGTGTATTGGAAAAGTGGTTTTTGACTTGAGTCTTGCAAGGGGTCTTGATTATTATACTGGAGTCATATATGAAGCTGTTTTCAAGGGTGGTGCGCAG ATGGGTTCCATTGCTGCTGGTGGACGATATGACAACCTTATAGGGATGTTCGGTACAAAGCAAGTTCCAGCAGTTGGTGTCAGCCTTGGAATTGAGCGAGTATTTGCTATAATGGAGCAGCTTCACAAAGACCAGAATCAG ACAACCCGGGCAACCAAGACTGAGGTCCTAGTGAGTATATTAGGGGATGATATAGGACTAGCAGCAGAGCTATCAGGTGAGTTGTGGAAGGGAAAAGTGCAAGCAGAATTCTTGGTCAATAAGAGAGTGACGAAGCACTTTGATCGAGCAAAGGATTCTAAGATTCCCTGGATGATAATTGTGGGTGAAAAAGAGCAGAATGAAGGGGTTGTTCGATTGAAGAACATTGCAGCTGGGGAAGAAGTCGTAATTCAGagaagtgatattgttgaagaaCTTAAGAAGCGGTTGAATGCATGA